In Sphingomonas sp. LT1P40, the following are encoded in one genomic region:
- a CDS encoding CoA-acylating methylmalonate-semialdehyde dehydrogenase, whose protein sequence is MHLVNHFIGSIATSGMGTRTSDIFDPNTGAVQARVRLGTAADLDTAMAKAVAAQIGWAATNPQRRARVMFRFKELIEANMDSLAHLLSSEHGKVIADSKGDIQRGLEVIEFACGIPHVLKGEYTQGAGPGIDVYSMRQPLGVVAGITPFNFPAMIPMWMFGVAIACGNAFILKPSERDPSVPVRLAELMLEAGLPEGVLQVVHGDKEMVDAILDHPEIKAVSFVGSSDIAHYVYRRGVDAGKRVQAMGGAKNHGIVMPDADLDQVVNDLAGAAFGSAGERCMALPVVVPVGEKTAIALREKLLPAIDALRIGVSTDAEAHYGPVVTAAHKAKIESYIQMGVDEGAELVVDGRGFTLQGHENGFFVGPTLFDRVTPQMRSYQEEIFGPVLQMVRADGFEDALKLASDHQYGNGVAIFTRNGHAAREFASRVNVGMVGINVPIPVPVAYHSFGGWKRSAFGDTNQHGMEGVKFFTKVKTITQRWPDGSVDGGNAFVIPTMG, encoded by the coding sequence ATGCACCTAGTCAATCACTTCATCGGCAGCATTGCCACGTCGGGCATGGGTACGCGCACGTCGGACATTTTCGACCCCAACACAGGCGCGGTGCAGGCGCGAGTGCGCTTGGGCACCGCCGCCGACCTCGATACCGCGATGGCCAAAGCGGTTGCGGCGCAAATCGGCTGGGCGGCAACCAACCCGCAACGCCGCGCGCGCGTCATGTTCAGGTTCAAGGAACTGATCGAGGCCAACATGGACAGCCTCGCGCATCTGCTGTCGTCCGAACATGGCAAGGTGATCGCGGATTCGAAGGGCGACATTCAGCGCGGGCTGGAGGTTATCGAGTTCGCGTGCGGCATCCCTCATGTGCTGAAGGGGGAGTACACCCAGGGTGCCGGGCCGGGGATCGACGTCTATTCGATGCGCCAGCCGCTGGGCGTGGTGGCCGGGATTACCCCGTTCAACTTCCCGGCGATGATCCCGATGTGGATGTTCGGCGTGGCCATCGCCTGCGGCAATGCCTTCATCCTGAAGCCGTCCGAGCGTGATCCGAGCGTGCCGGTGCGGCTGGCCGAACTGATGCTGGAGGCCGGGCTGCCCGAGGGCGTGTTGCAGGTCGTCCATGGCGACAAGGAAATGGTCGACGCGATCCTCGACCATCCGGAGATCAAGGCGGTGAGCTTCGTCGGGTCGTCCGACATCGCGCATTATGTATATCGACGCGGCGTCGATGCCGGAAAGCGCGTGCAGGCGATGGGCGGTGCCAAGAACCATGGTATCGTGATGCCCGACGCCGATCTGGATCAGGTGGTCAACGATCTGGCGGGCGCGGCGTTCGGGTCGGCGGGCGAGCGCTGTATGGCGCTCCCGGTGGTCGTCCCGGTCGGGGAAAAGACCGCGATCGCTTTGCGCGAGAAGCTGCTGCCTGCGATCGACGCGCTGCGGATCGGTGTCTCGACCGATGCCGAGGCGCATTACGGGCCGGTCGTCACCGCTGCGCACAAGGCGAAGATCGAAAGCTACATCCAGATGGGCGTCGATGAGGGCGCGGAGCTGGTCGTCGACGGGCGCGGCTTTACGCTTCAGGGGCATGAGAACGGCTTCTTCGTCGGCCCGACCTTGTTCGACCGCGTGACCCCGCAGATGCGGTCCTATCAGGAGGAGATTTTCGGCCCGGTGCTCCAGATGGTGCGGGCGGACGGGTTCGAGGATGCACTGAAGCTCGCCAGCGATCACCAGTATGGCAATGGCGTCGCGATCTTCACCCGCAACGGCCATGCCGCACGCGAGTTCGCCTCGCGCGTCAATGTCGGGATGGTCGGCATCAACGTGCCGATCCCGGTGCCGGTCGCCTATCACAGCTTTGGCGGATGGAAGCGCTCAGCGTTCGGCGACACCAACCAGCACGGCATGGAGGGGGTCAAGTTCTTCACCAAGGTCAAGACGATCACCCAGCGCTGGCCGGACGGGTCGGTGGATGGCGGGAACGCTTTCGTCATCCCCACGATGGGATAG
- a CDS encoding mandelate racemase/muconate lactonizing enzyme family protein, producing the protein MRIIKVECIPVHTPLKRPIVIATTNISKLDQIVLKIHTDEGIVGIADSGDTSAFYHGETDFSISGIIASQIAPRILIGEDPTNIEKIVGRMDLIVRDNFHAKSMVDAALHDIKGKALGVPVYQLLGGKTVEAIDCGYVLMAAPPEQLIGEAQKALAAGFKVIKFKPCIDYEEAVQTMIEVRAGLGDDARLMIDINGLWNYDQAFKALRRWEKANVNLELIEQPLPYWDIEGMARLRGKVSTPVWADESARELHQIKEIIDRRAADGLFIKTQKAGGLLKSQRWLTLARLSGLPVMCGCMPGSGLEAAPTAHLLVADQWASQFVQENCGPLSIHDVYELEGTNLTGEVALNGPRYAKGRMFAPEGPGLGIELNEDFIREHISTELETRVVTA; encoded by the coding sequence ATGCGCATCATCAAGGTCGAGTGCATTCCCGTCCACACGCCGCTCAAGCGGCCGATCGTCATCGCCACGACGAACATCAGCAAGCTCGACCAGATCGTCCTCAAGATCCACACCGACGAGGGGATCGTCGGCATCGCGGATTCGGGCGATACTTCCGCTTTCTATCACGGCGAAACCGACTTTTCGATTTCCGGAATCATCGCCAGCCAGATCGCGCCACGCATCCTGATCGGCGAAGATCCGACCAATATCGAAAAGATCGTGGGCCGGATGGACCTGATCGTCCGCGACAATTTCCACGCCAAGTCGATGGTCGATGCAGCACTGCATGACATCAAGGGCAAGGCGCTGGGCGTGCCGGTCTATCAGCTTCTCGGCGGCAAGACGGTCGAGGCGATCGACTGCGGCTATGTCCTGATGGCGGCGCCCCCGGAACAGCTGATCGGGGAAGCGCAAAAGGCACTGGCGGCCGGGTTCAAGGTCATCAAGTTCAAGCCCTGCATCGATTATGAGGAAGCGGTGCAGACGATGATCGAGGTCCGCGCGGGCCTGGGCGACGACGCGCGGCTGATGATCGATATCAACGGCCTGTGGAATTACGACCAGGCGTTCAAGGCGCTGCGGCGTTGGGAAAAGGCCAACGTCAATCTGGAGTTGATCGAACAACCACTGCCCTATTGGGATATCGAGGGGATGGCGCGGCTGCGCGGCAAGGTCTCGACGCCGGTCTGGGCCGATGAATCCGCGCGTGAACTGCATCAGATCAAGGAGATCATTGATCGCCGCGCCGCCGATGGTCTGTTTATCAAGACGCAAAAGGCGGGTGGCCTGCTCAAGTCGCAACGCTGGCTGACGCTGGCGCGCCTGTCGGGCCTGCCGGTGATGTGCGGGTGCATGCCCGGCTCCGGCCTCGAAGCGGCACCGACCGCGCATCTGCTGGTCGCCGATCAATGGGCGTCGCAGTTCGTACAGGAAAATTGCGGCCCGCTGTCGATCCACGACGTCTATGAACTCGAAGGGACTAATTTGACGGGCGAGGTAGCGCTGAACGGGCCGCGCTATGCGAAGGGCCGCATGTTCGCGCCCGAAGGGCCGGGTCTGGGTATCGAGCTGAACGAGGATTTCATCCGCGAGCACATCAGTACCGAACTCGAAACCCGCGTCGTCACGGCCTGA
- a CDS encoding DUF3237 family protein: MNIPTLDFAFRVHLDFPPGPRIRFPVRGGEARGFVQVSGGIVTGPRLTGEVIAGSGGDWPLIRSDGVIAFDARYLIRASDGTLIQVSNRGFAHAPPEVQARIERGEQVDPADNYFRLAPSFETAPGPHDWLTRTVFVGYGEKHADHSVFDFFAVA, encoded by the coding sequence ATGAACATTCCCACGCTCGACTTCGCCTTTCGCGTGCATCTCGACTTTCCACCCGGACCGCGCATCCGCTTTCCGGTACGCGGCGGCGAAGCCCGTGGTTTCGTCCAGGTCTCCGGCGGCATCGTCACCGGCCCGCGCCTGACGGGTGAGGTCATCGCCGGGAGCGGTGGCGACTGGCCGCTGATCCGCTCCGACGGGGTCATCGCGTTCGACGCGCGCTATCTGATCCGCGCCAGCGACGGCACGCTGATTCAGGTATCGAACCGTGGCTTCGCGCACGCCCCGCCCGAGGTGCAGGCACGGATCGAGCGCGGCGAGCAGGTCGATCCTGCCGACAATTATTTCCGCCTGGCCCCCTCGTTCGAGACCGCCCCCGGCCCGCACGACTGGCTCACCCGCACCGTGTTCGTCGGATACGGCGAGAAGCATGCCGATCATTCGGTGTTCGATTTCTTCGCGGTCGCCTGA
- a CDS encoding MFS transporter, with protein sequence MARVDTVGEMVAARFLLGITEAGFAPGVTWYINRWVPPEMRAKAMATVLAAVPFSLVVGGPLCGWMLGIGNPFGIAPWRWMFVLQALPNFALAIAAYFYFRDDVTQSRWLNDDERAQLAPTAVSPPREPIRSVVGDTRVWRCAVTWLFVMTGSYALVFWLPQMVRQMDLGGTEFMIGTISALPQAGLVIGMLVNGWHSDRTGERRWHVGIAAVVAGLALLIAALLPSGWLALLLLVVTGTAIGAAQSVFWAVPSSMGIGNGRISVTAIALISMFGTAGGILGPMLIGSLKQSTGSFVPALIVLALLLVLGGLVIAPFQRKRDRA encoded by the coding sequence ATGGCGCGGGTCGATACGGTCGGCGAAATGGTGGCGGCGCGGTTCCTGCTCGGCATCACCGAAGCGGGGTTCGCGCCCGGCGTCACCTGGTACATCAATCGCTGGGTTCCCCCCGAAATGCGCGCCAAGGCGATGGCCACCGTGCTTGCCGCCGTGCCGTTCTCGCTGGTGGTCGGCGGTCCGTTATGCGGGTGGATGCTGGGCATCGGCAATCCGTTCGGCATCGCCCCGTGGCGCTGGATGTTCGTGCTCCAGGCACTTCCCAATTTCGCGCTTGCGATTGCCGCCTATTTCTACTTTCGCGACGATGTCACGCAATCGCGCTGGCTGAACGACGATGAGCGCGCGCAGCTTGCACCAACGGCCGTTTCGCCGCCGCGCGAACCAATTCGCAGTGTGGTCGGCGATACGCGTGTGTGGCGCTGTGCGGTGACGTGGCTGTTCGTGATGACCGGCTCCTATGCCCTGGTCTTCTGGTTGCCGCAGATGGTCCGGCAGATGGATTTGGGTGGCACCGAGTTCATGATCGGCACGATCTCTGCCTTGCCACAGGCGGGACTGGTCATCGGCATGCTGGTCAATGGCTGGCATTCGGATCGCACGGGCGAGCGCCGCTGGCATGTCGGTATCGCCGCCGTCGTGGCGGGCCTGGCATTGCTGATCGCCGCGCTGTTGCCATCGGGTTGGCTGGCGCTGCTGCTGCTGGTCGTTACCGGCACCGCGATCGGCGCGGCACAATCGGTATTCTGGGCAGTCCCGTCATCGATGGGCATCGGCAACGGCCGCATTTCGGTGACTGCGATTGCGCTCATCAGCATGTTCGGCACGGCGGGGGGCATCCTGGGGCCGATGCTGATCGGCAGCCTCAAGCAAAGCACCGGGAGCTTCGTCCCCGCGCTGATCGTGCTCGCGCTGCTGCTCGTGCTGGGCGGGTTGGTGATCGCACCCTTCCAACGGAAACGAGACCGCGCATGA
- a CDS encoding nuclear transport factor 2 family protein, giving the protein MNEKTGLSAEDRLDIHELLARYAWTFDTGDVEGFVACFTPDATLCEDAFDEPDVWRGAEGIRAMAEFFFSRPSFPGRQHHVSHILIDGSENAATVRSFCFVTDCKGEPPFHLRFAGHYLDRVVRVDGRWLFRERLIRDWSGEALALFPGQSGVKTPRARPPELVRPRQD; this is encoded by the coding sequence GTGAACGAGAAAACGGGACTGTCGGCAGAGGATCGACTGGACATCCACGAGTTGCTGGCCCGATATGCCTGGACCTTCGACACGGGGGATGTCGAGGGGTTCGTCGCCTGCTTCACGCCCGACGCCACGTTGTGCGAAGACGCGTTCGATGAGCCGGACGTGTGGCGCGGCGCGGAGGGTATCCGGGCGATGGCCGAGTTCTTTTTCTCGCGGCCGAGCTTTCCGGGTCGCCAGCATCATGTCAGCCATATTCTAATCGACGGGTCGGAAAATGCAGCGACCGTTCGATCCTTTTGCTTCGTCACAGATTGCAAGGGCGAGCCGCCGTTTCACTTGCGCTTCGCCGGCCATTATCTGGATCGGGTCGTTCGGGTCGACGGCCGCTGGCTGTTCCGTGAACGACTGATCCGCGACTGGTCGGGCGAGGCGCTCGCGCTGTTTCCGGGGCAGAGCGGCGTCAAAACGCCCCGCGCTCGCCCGCCAGAACTGGTCAGGCCCCGCCAGGATTAG
- a CDS encoding MarR family winged helix-turn-helix transcriptional regulator, whose protein sequence is MKKGAAAHDSKGEKRAPNKIVTPTDAVSPEAAEIDVGPLDNYLGYYLRRLYENYRRHFMTVAAEFNFGPREVGAAFVIGLNPGLTPSQLREALAMDGAQITALLNQFERRGYVERRVSETDGRSRHVYLTDAGRALLTRLREVVGWFDRSFSGDSLTDAELEQLVGLLAKLHAGSNPGGA, encoded by the coding sequence GTGAAAAAGGGTGCAGCCGCTCACGATTCCAAAGGCGAAAAGCGCGCGCCGAACAAGATCGTGACCCCCACCGACGCGGTGTCTCCGGAAGCCGCAGAGATCGATGTCGGGCCGCTCGACAATTATCTCGGCTATTATCTGCGCCGCCTTTACGAGAATTACCGCCGCCATTTCATGACCGTGGCCGCCGAGTTCAACTTCGGTCCGCGCGAAGTCGGCGCCGCATTCGTGATCGGACTGAACCCGGGGCTGACACCATCGCAACTTCGGGAAGCGCTGGCGATGGACGGCGCGCAGATCACCGCCTTGCTCAACCAGTTCGAGCGGCGCGGTTATGTCGAGCGGCGGGTGTCCGAAACCGACGGGCGCTCGCGCCACGTGTATCTGACCGACGCGGGTCGCGCCTTGCTGACGCGGCTGCGCGAAGTCGTCGGCTGGTTCGATCGCAGCTTCAGCGGCGACTCGTTGACCGACGCGGAGCTGGAGCAGCTGGTCGGGCTGCTGGCCAAGCTCCATGCCGGGTCTAATCCTGGCGGGGCCTGA
- a CDS encoding TonB-dependent receptor, translating into MTFDRIALLSGAATLALLATPAVAQQAAPDAAQSASDGQEAETTDEIVVTAQFRAQNLQDTPLAITAVDAAMLEARGQTSVIDVAAQAPNVTLRPATATFGPSIQAFIRGVGQYDSSFAFEPGVGLYVDDVYYPTLTGSIVDLVDLDRVEVLRGPQGTLSGQNSIGGSIKIFSKKPQGDGSGFVQATVGRFNRIELRGAVDFALVPDQLFARITATGVSKDGYVKRYDYACTHPGTTVPSFQTANKDCLLGTQGGKSYAAIRGALRWMPTDRLEVNLIGDYTNDKSEGAPSTLLFVGNQAGVPGVPNTTSAYQLGGVPLGNATGSPFITSSPYGNFAQDSFTDSPYVNYSTYINSAPRDGTAPYSVADRNAINGWGVSGQVDYELSDSLSIKSITATRGYDTQYVFDEGSPIDTALIDNFHEVTQFSQELRLSGKVADSVNFTVGGFYFKYDARSRQRVSIPSLQFIQDDRIEQRTKAAFVNIDWQATDALNLVGGLRYTSASKTVRYGRVGIPGSIYGGLPDPRIRSLDGVVGKFEGDNWDYRVALQYRWSPELMTYAQVSTGFKIGGVNPRAFFPQQALPFGSEKLTAYELGFKSDLFDRRVRLNVSGFYNKYDDILVVVSSCPLTGAPAAPCALPVNAGKANVRGIEAETTLRIVDGLMVDASIAYLDFEYKSLSAAAIASGVTLAMRGPFTPEWQYSTGVQYEIGMGNAGTITPRFDLSHVDGFFQQASNAALNRVPGRTLVNANVTWRSVDRDWSVALAVTNVADRLYYNSIFDNRGSNSTVTGYPGAPREWSLTLKRSF; encoded by the coding sequence ATGACTTTCGATCGTATCGCGCTGTTGAGCGGCGCAGCAACGCTGGCACTGCTGGCCACGCCTGCGGTGGCGCAGCAGGCCGCACCGGACGCAGCCCAGTCCGCATCCGACGGGCAAGAGGCGGAAACCACCGACGAGATCGTGGTGACCGCGCAGTTCCGCGCCCAGAATCTTCAGGATACGCCGCTGGCAATCACCGCCGTCGACGCGGCGATGCTGGAAGCGCGCGGCCAGACCTCGGTGATCGACGTTGCGGCACAGGCGCCGAACGTGACGCTGCGTCCGGCGACGGCGACCTTCGGTCCGTCGATCCAGGCATTCATCCGCGGCGTCGGACAATATGATTCCAGCTTTGCGTTCGAGCCCGGCGTCGGCCTGTATGTCGACGACGTTTATTACCCGACGCTGACCGGATCGATCGTCGACCTGGTCGATCTGGACCGGGTCGAAGTGCTGCGCGGGCCGCAGGGGACGCTATCGGGTCAGAACTCGATCGGCGGTTCGATCAAGATCTTCTCGAAAAAACCGCAGGGTGACGGCAGCGGATTTGTCCAGGCCACCGTTGGCCGCTTCAACCGGATCGAGCTGCGCGGCGCGGTCGATTTCGCACTTGTGCCCGATCAGCTGTTTGCCCGCATCACCGCGACCGGCGTGTCCAAGGACGGCTATGTCAAACGTTACGACTATGCCTGCACCCATCCCGGCACCACGGTCCCGTCGTTCCAGACCGCGAACAAGGACTGCCTGCTAGGCACGCAGGGTGGCAAATCCTATGCAGCGATCCGCGGCGCGCTGCGCTGGATGCCGACCGACCGGCTCGAGGTCAATCTGATCGGCGACTATACCAACGACAAGAGCGAGGGTGCGCCGAGCACGCTGTTGTTCGTCGGAAACCAGGCTGGCGTGCCGGGCGTGCCCAACACGACGTCCGCCTATCAACTGGGCGGCGTCCCGCTGGGCAACGCGACCGGGTCGCCGTTCATCACCTCGTCGCCCTATGGCAATTTCGCGCAGGATAGCTTCACCGACAGCCCCTATGTGAACTATTCAACCTACATCAACTCCGCTCCGCGCGACGGGACCGCGCCGTACAGCGTGGCGGATCGCAACGCGATCAATGGCTGGGGCGTATCGGGGCAGGTCGATTACGAACTGAGCGACAGCCTCTCGATCAAGTCGATCACCGCGACGCGGGGTTACGACACGCAATATGTGTTCGACGAAGGATCGCCGATCGACACCGCGCTGATCGACAATTTTCACGAAGTCACGCAGTTCAGCCAGGAACTGCGGCTGTCGGGCAAGGTTGCGGACAGTGTGAACTTCACCGTCGGCGGCTTCTATTTCAAATATGACGCGCGCTCGCGCCAGCGAGTGAGCATCCCGTCGTTGCAGTTCATTCAGGACGACCGGATCGAACAGCGTACCAAAGCCGCATTCGTCAATATCGACTGGCAGGCGACCGATGCGCTGAATTTGGTCGGCGGCCTGCGTTACACCAGCGCGTCGAAAACGGTTCGCTATGGCCGCGTCGGCATCCCCGGCAGCATCTATGGCGGTCTGCCCGATCCGCGCATCCGTTCGCTCGACGGCGTGGTCGGAAAGTTCGAGGGCGACAACTGGGATTATCGCGTCGCGCTGCAATATCGCTGGTCGCCCGAATTGATGACCTATGCCCAGGTTTCGACCGGGTTCAAGATCGGCGGCGTCAACCCGCGCGCCTTCTTTCCGCAACAGGCGCTGCCGTTCGGTTCCGAAAAACTCACCGCCTATGAACTCGGCTTCAAGAGCGACTTGTTCGATCGCCGGGTGCGCCTGAACGTCTCCGGTTTCTACAACAAATATGACGATATTCTCGTCGTCGTCTCATCCTGTCCGCTGACGGGTGCGCCGGCTGCGCCGTGCGCGCTTCCGGTCAATGCGGGCAAGGCGAACGTGCGCGGGATCGAGGCGGAAACGACGTTGCGGATCGTGGACGGTTTGATGGTCGACGCGTCGATCGCCTATCTCGATTTCGAATATAAGTCGCTCAGCGCCGCCGCGATCGCATCGGGTGTCACGCTGGCGATGCGCGGCCCGTTCACGCCGGAATGGCAATACAGCACTGGTGTTCAATATGAGATCGGAATGGGCAACGCCGGCACGATAACGCCGCGCTTCGACCTCAGCCATGTCGACGGCTTCTTTCAGCAGGCGTCCAACGCGGCGCTCAACCGCGTGCCGGGGCGCACGCTGGTCAATGCCAATGTGACCTGGCGTTCGGTCGACCGCGACTGGTCGGTCGCGCTTGCGGTCACGAATGTCGCGGACAGACTTTATTATAACAGCATCTTCGACAATCGTGGCTCCAACAGCACGGTCACCGGCTATCCCGGCGCGCCGCGCGAATGGTCGCTCACGCTCAAGCGCAGCTTCTGA
- a CDS encoding carotenoid oxygenase family protein: MADFSLTHPLSGFFAPTRFEADVVDCIVTGTIPPDLDGAFYRMHGDWLYAPKFKDEASLSADGYISSFRFRNGSVDYRGRYVKTDRYWRQVAARRQLYGYYRNPHTDDAEVRDLDNPHLRTTANTTPVVMAGRLYATKEEGLPHEIDPNTLETLGPTDFDGSWDSQTFTAHPKFDPFTGETVAYGYESRGLATNDVHVAIFDRDGRITWSLDFEVPYSSMLHDMALTRDYLIIPGGGTATSADYLKQGKTHWFWDAKRPSYYAVIPRGGRREDVRIFEGPQRSIVHTANAWNDGDTIFMDAPMADGNTWPWFPDVDGDPFGMNIFTIRRVTLDMRSNDATAQEETLFDRDVTSFTRIDDRYITRSHRYIWVQYADPDRPFHASLPEDPRLRPVNCYGRFDVIDGTQTVWFAGPDHVLQEPVFVPRVKDSAEGDGYLLGTAHNLVEMRTELVILDASRMQEIARVILPFRNAYQVHGVWAGSDELPLRHDV, encoded by the coding sequence ATGGCCGATTTCTCGCTGACTCATCCGCTTTCGGGCTTCTTCGCACCGACCCGGTTCGAGGCGGATGTGGTCGATTGCATCGTGACCGGCACGATTCCGCCCGATCTCGACGGAGCCTTCTATCGCATGCACGGCGACTGGCTCTATGCGCCGAAGTTCAAGGACGAGGCGAGCCTGTCGGCGGACGGCTATATCAGCAGTTTCCGGTTCCGGAACGGATCGGTCGATTATCGCGGCCGCTATGTGAAAACCGACCGTTACTGGCGTCAGGTCGCGGCGCGGCGACAGCTTTACGGCTATTACCGCAACCCGCACACCGACGATGCGGAGGTCCGCGACCTCGACAATCCGCATCTGCGGACGACCGCCAACACCACGCCGGTGGTGATGGCGGGGCGGCTTTACGCCACCAAGGAAGAAGGGCTGCCGCACGAGATCGACCCCAACACGCTGGAGACGCTCGGCCCGACCGACTTCGACGGCAGCTGGGACAGCCAGACCTTTACCGCGCATCCCAAGTTCGACCCGTTTACCGGCGAGACCGTGGCCTATGGCTATGAATCGCGCGGACTCGCCACCAACGACGTGCATGTGGCGATATTCGACCGTGATGGCCGCATAACCTGGAGCCTCGATTTTGAAGTGCCCTATTCGTCGATGCTGCACGACATGGCACTGACCCGCGACTATCTGATTATCCCCGGCGGCGGCACGGCAACGAGTGCCGACTACCTCAAACAGGGCAAGACCCACTGGTTCTGGGATGCCAAGCGGCCATCCTATTATGCGGTGATTCCGCGCGGCGGACGGCGTGAGGACGTGCGCATTTTCGAGGGGCCGCAGCGATCGATCGTCCACACCGCCAATGCGTGGAATGACGGCGATACCATTTTCATGGATGCGCCGATGGCCGACGGCAACACCTGGCCGTGGTTTCCCGATGTGGACGGCGATCCGTTCGGCATGAACATTTTCACGATCCGTCGCGTGACGCTGGACATGCGGTCGAACGATGCCACGGCGCAGGAAGAAACGCTGTTCGACCGCGACGTGACCAGCTTCACGCGGATCGACGACCGCTACATCACGCGGTCGCATCGCTATATCTGGGTGCAATATGCCGATCCCGATCGACCGTTCCACGCGTCGCTGCCGGAGGATCCGCGGCTGCGCCCGGTGAATTGCTATGGCCGTTTCGACGTGATCGACGGGACGCAGACCGTGTGGTTCGCCGGTCCGGATCATGTCCTGCAAGAGCCGGTGTTCGTTCCGCGTGTAAAGGATTCGGCGGAAGGCGACGGCTATCTGCTGGGGACCGCACACAATCTGGTCGAGATGCGCACCGAACTGGTGATCCTGGACGCATCGCGCATGCAGGAAATCGCGCGCGTCATTCTGCCGTTCAGAAACGCGTATCAGGTTCACGGCGTCTGGGCGGGTAGCGATGAGCTCCCATTGCGGCACGACGTTTAG
- a CDS encoding formate dehydrogenase subunit delta: MTQQARLVYMANQVARNFAIQGDDIAARATADHIASFWDPRMKHAILADGSGLSTVATAAVEILRRDHHPAHVTSATIFPGDHGSDAG; this comes from the coding sequence GTGACGCAGCAGGCGCGCCTCGTCTATATGGCCAATCAGGTTGCGCGGAATTTCGCCATTCAGGGCGACGACATCGCGGCCAGAGCCACCGCCGACCATATTGCAAGCTTTTGGGACCCGCGCATGAAGCACGCGATTCTCGCCGATGGTTCGGGGCTTTCGACCGTCGCCACAGCCGCCGTCGAAATCCTTCGCCGGGACCATCATCCGGCACATGTCACATCGGCGACGATATTCCCCGGGGACCACGGCTCGGACGCCGGGTGA